In uncultured Cohaesibacter sp., a genomic segment contains:
- the alaS gene encoding alanine--tRNA ligase codes for MSGVNEIRSTFLNYFNSHGHAIVDSGPLVPRNDPTLMFTNAGMVQFKNVFTGLEQRDYKRAVTSQKCVRAGGKHNDLDNVGYTARHHTFFEMLGNFSFGDYFKENAIEFAWNLITKEFSLPKEKLLVTVYHEDDEAFDLWKKIAGLPDSKIIRIPTSDNFWSMGETGPCGPCSEIFYDHGDHIWGGPPGSPEEDGDRFIEIWNLVFMQYEQISKDERIDLPRPSIDTGMGLERIAAVLQGTHDNYETDLFRALIQNSVDLTGVEEQGAAKASHRVIADHLRSTSFLIADGVLPSADGRGYVLRRIMRRAMRHARLLGSQDPIIYKMVPTLVREMGQAFPELVRAEALITETIKLEESRFGRTLSRGLQLLDDATDGMGKGDSLDGDTAFKLYDTYGFPLDLTQDALRARSIEVDVGGFDKAMARQKAEARANWAGSGEAATEAIWFDLSEKVGATDFLGYERERTEGAITALVKGGAEVDNLKAGDEAGIILNQTPFYGESGGQVGDTGVMIANGIRFEVHDTVKKNNGMFVHMGKLVEGCLKIGDALELVVDHDRRSAIRANHSATHLLHEALRETLGDHVAQKGSFVTPDRLRFDFSHQKPVSDEELGKIEEMVNEIVLQNSPVETRIMAVDDAIEAGAMALFGEKYGDEVRVVSMGKALHGDKSGKTYSVELCGGTHVSRTGDVGLVTVVSESAVASGVRRIEALTGKEARSYLHQQDERVRNAAGILKVAPHDLLDRLEALVADRRKLEKELADVRRKLAMGGSAGGGDAVKEVNGVKFLARVAEGISPKDLKGMVDQGKESIGSGVVVMIAVSEDNKVGVVVGVTDDLTDRFNAVELVKVAAETLGGRGGGGRLDMAQAGGKDGEKADEAIAAIESLLV; via the coding sequence ATGAGCGGTGTAAATGAAATTCGGTCTACCTTTTTGAATTACTTCAACAGTCATGGCCACGCCATCGTTGATTCCGGTCCTCTCGTTCCTCGAAATGACCCGACCCTGATGTTTACCAACGCGGGTATGGTGCAGTTCAAGAATGTCTTTACCGGTCTGGAGCAGCGCGACTACAAGCGCGCAGTGACGTCCCAGAAATGTGTTCGCGCTGGCGGCAAGCACAACGACCTCGACAATGTCGGCTACACCGCTCGCCATCACACCTTCTTCGAAATGCTCGGCAATTTTTCGTTCGGCGACTATTTCAAGGAAAACGCAATCGAATTCGCCTGGAATCTGATCACTAAGGAGTTCAGCCTTCCGAAGGAAAAGCTGCTGGTCACCGTGTATCACGAGGATGACGAAGCGTTCGATCTTTGGAAGAAGATCGCCGGCCTGCCGGATAGCAAGATCATCCGTATCCCGACCAGCGACAACTTCTGGTCCATGGGCGAGACCGGCCCTTGCGGCCCTTGCTCCGAAATCTTCTATGATCATGGCGATCACATCTGGGGTGGACCTCCGGGCAGCCCTGAAGAAGACGGCGACCGTTTTATTGAAATCTGGAACCTCGTCTTCATGCAATACGAGCAGATTTCCAAGGATGAGCGCATCGATCTGCCCCGGCCTTCGATTGACACGGGCATGGGCCTTGAGCGTATTGCTGCCGTGCTTCAGGGTACGCATGACAACTACGAAACCGACCTTTTCCGTGCACTCATCCAGAACAGCGTTGATCTGACGGGCGTTGAAGAGCAGGGAGCGGCCAAGGCCAGCCACCGTGTCATTGCCGATCACCTGCGCTCAACCAGCTTCCTGATCGCCGACGGCGTGCTGCCATCCGCTGATGGCCGCGGTTATGTTCTGCGCCGTATTATGCGTCGTGCTATGCGCCATGCGCGTCTGCTTGGTTCGCAGGATCCGATTATCTACAAGATGGTGCCAACGCTGGTGCGCGAAATGGGTCAGGCTTTTCCTGAGCTCGTCCGCGCCGAAGCCTTGATCACCGAAACCATCAAGCTGGAAGAATCCCGCTTTGGCAGAACCCTCAGCCGCGGTCTGCAGTTGCTCGATGACGCAACCGATGGAATGGGCAAGGGCGACAGCCTTGATGGCGATACTGCCTTCAAACTCTATGATACCTATGGCTTCCCGCTCGATTTGACCCAGGACGCCCTGCGGGCTCGCAGCATCGAAGTGGACGTTGGCGGGTTCGACAAGGCCATGGCTCGCCAGAAGGCGGAAGCCAGAGCAAACTGGGCCGGTTCGGGTGAAGCTGCAACCGAGGCCATCTGGTTCGACCTTAGCGAAAAGGTTGGGGCAACCGACTTCCTCGGTTATGAGCGTGAACGCACCGAAGGGGCGATCACTGCTCTGGTCAAGGGGGGAGCCGAGGTCGACAACCTCAAGGCAGGAGATGAAGCCGGCATCATCCTTAACCAGACGCCATTCTATGGTGAATCCGGTGGTCAGGTCGGTGACACGGGCGTGATGATCGCCAATGGCATCCGCTTCGAAGTCCATGATACGGTCAAGAAAAACAATGGCATGTTTGTTCATATGGGCAAGCTCGTCGAAGGCTGTCTGAAAATTGGTGATGCTCTGGAACTGGTGGTTGATCATGATCGCCGGTCAGCCATTCGCGCCAATCACTCTGCCACCCATCTACTGCATGAAGCCCTGCGGGAAACGCTTGGCGATCATGTCGCCCAGAAGGGTTCCTTCGTAACGCCGGACCGTCTGCGGTTCGACTTCTCTCATCAGAAGCCAGTCAGCGACGAAGAACTTGGCAAGATCGAGGAGATGGTCAATGAGATCGTTCTGCAGAACAGCCCGGTTGAAACCCGCATCATGGCAGTTGATGACGCCATCGAAGCTGGTGCCATGGCGCTGTTTGGCGAGAAATACGGCGATGAGGTTCGTGTGGTTTCCATGGGCAAGGCGCTCCATGGCGACAAGTCTGGCAAGACCTATTCCGTCGAGCTCTGCGGTGGCACCCATGTCAGCCGGACTGGCGATGTCGGGCTGGTAACTGTGGTGTCTGAAAGCGCGGTTGCTTCCGGTGTTCGTCGTATCGAAGCGTTGACGGGCAAGGAAGCACGCAGCTATCTGCATCAGCAGGATGAACGCGTCCGCAATGCGGCCGGCATTCTGAAAGTGGCTCCGCATGATCTGCTCGATCGTCTCGAAGCGCTGGTTGCCGATCGTCGCAAGCTCGAAAAGGAACTGGCCGATGTCCGCCGGAAACTGGCAATGGGCGGTTCCGCCGGAGGCGGGGACGCTGTCAAGGAGGTCAATGGTGTGAAATTCCTCGCGCGCGTCGCAGAAGGCATTTCTCCGAAAGACCTCAAGGGCATGGTCGATCAGGGCAAGGAAAGCATCGGTTCGGGTGTTGTCGTCATGATTGCAGTATCAGAGGACAATAAGGTTGGCGTCGTGGTCGGTGTGACCGACGATTTGACGGATCGCTTCAACGCGGTGGAACTGGTCAAGGTTGCTGCGGAAACTTTGGGTGGTCGTGGTGGCGGTGGTCGTCTCGATATGGCTCAGGCTGGCGGCAAGGATGGCGAAAAGGCTGACGAAGCCATTGCAGCCATTGAGTCCCTGCTTGTTTGA